The following coding sequences lie in one Kribbella sp. NBC_00709 genomic window:
- a CDS encoding glycoside hydrolase family 127 protein: MPLRPLPLGSTKLSGGFWLDRQRTNRDTTIPAAAERLEEVGTLRNFRAAAGQEAAGFAGKLFADTDVYKWLEAVAWEQAREPSADLAGWQSGASALVAAAQEPDGYLNTHTRLALGGQRYGDLEKGHELYCAGHLLQAAVAQVRATGDRTLLDVACRFADHLCKTFGPGRLEGVDGHPLIEMALVDLYRETGTAAYLELASYFVEARGHGLLTPPGHHGPAYFQDHLPVRQVRTIAGHAVRALYLAAGATDVAVETSDAELLEALQTTWQTMVESQMYLTGGVGSRWYGEAFGDPFELPPDAAYCETCAAIAGVQWSWRLLLATGESKYADLIERTLYNAVISGVSLTGDRFFYVNTLKVRADAFADDQRSAVGGRQPWFGTACCPPNVMRTLSSLDQLVATSDDDGVQVQLYAPASVAADIPVGHVGFEVATEYPWHGTVRVRITSAPDEPWTLGLRIPAWADSHRVTINGFEGPLRRVWSVGDEVVLELPVAARRTRPDERIDSVRGCVAIERGPLVYCFEQQDADVVLDSAVVAAGELIEREQPELLGGVTTVEVPGRDGPLTAIPYYAWANRTVGTMTVWIREIA, translated from the coding sequence ATGCCCTTGCGCCCACTCCCCCTCGGTAGCACGAAACTCAGCGGCGGGTTCTGGCTGGACCGGCAGCGCACCAACCGCGACACGACCATCCCGGCAGCGGCGGAGCGGCTCGAGGAAGTCGGCACGCTCCGGAACTTCCGCGCTGCGGCCGGGCAAGAAGCGGCTGGGTTCGCCGGCAAGCTCTTCGCCGACACGGACGTCTACAAATGGCTCGAGGCAGTCGCCTGGGAACAGGCCCGCGAGCCGTCCGCCGACCTCGCCGGATGGCAGTCCGGCGCGAGCGCGTTGGTCGCGGCGGCGCAGGAGCCCGACGGATATCTGAACACCCACACCCGCCTGGCGCTCGGCGGTCAGCGCTACGGCGACCTGGAGAAGGGCCACGAGCTGTACTGCGCGGGCCACCTGTTGCAGGCAGCCGTCGCGCAGGTCCGTGCGACCGGGGATCGCACCCTGCTCGACGTCGCCTGCCGGTTCGCGGATCACCTGTGCAAGACATTCGGGCCGGGCCGGCTGGAGGGTGTCGACGGTCATCCGTTGATCGAGATGGCGCTCGTCGACCTCTATCGCGAGACCGGCACAGCGGCGTACCTGGAGCTGGCGTCGTACTTCGTCGAGGCCCGTGGCCACGGGTTGCTCACTCCCCCGGGCCACCATGGGCCGGCGTACTTCCAGGATCACTTGCCGGTGCGCCAGGTCCGCACGATCGCCGGCCACGCGGTCCGGGCGCTGTACCTCGCGGCCGGCGCGACCGATGTCGCGGTCGAGACGTCGGATGCCGAGTTGCTCGAGGCGTTGCAGACGACATGGCAGACGATGGTCGAGAGTCAGATGTACCTGACCGGTGGCGTCGGGTCGCGCTGGTACGGCGAGGCGTTCGGCGACCCGTTCGAGCTGCCACCGGACGCGGCGTACTGCGAGACCTGCGCCGCGATCGCCGGCGTGCAGTGGAGCTGGCGGTTGCTGCTGGCAACGGGTGAGAGCAAGTACGCCGACCTGATCGAGCGGACGCTCTACAACGCGGTGATCTCCGGTGTCTCGCTCACCGGCGACCGGTTCTTCTACGTGAACACGTTGAAGGTCCGGGCCGATGCCTTCGCCGACGATCAACGGTCCGCGGTCGGCGGCCGGCAGCCCTGGTTCGGTACCGCGTGCTGCCCGCCGAATGTGATGCGGACGCTGTCGTCGCTGGATCAGCTGGTTGCGACCTCGGACGACGACGGCGTACAGGTGCAGCTGTACGCACCGGCTTCGGTGGCCGCTGACATTCCTGTCGGCCACGTGGGGTTCGAGGTAGCGACGGAATACCCGTGGCACGGCACGGTGCGGGTGCGGATCACGTCGGCGCCGGACGAGCCGTGGACGCTCGGGCTTCGGATCCCGGCCTGGGCGGACAGCCATCGGGTGACGATCAACGGGTTCGAAGGGCCGTTGCGGCGGGTGTGGTCGGTAGGCGATGAGGTCGTGCTCGAGTTGCCGGTCGCGGCCCGCCGTACCAGGCCCGATGAGCGGATCGACTCGGTGCGCGGGTGCGTCGCGATCGAGCGCGGTCCGCTGGTCTACTGCTTCGAGCAGCAGGACGCCGACGTCGTACTCGACTCGGCGGTGGTGGCGGCTGGTGAGCTGATCGAGCGGGAGCAGCCGGAGTTGCTCGGTGGTGTGACGACGGTCGAGGTCCCGGGCCGCGATGGGCCGCTGACTGCGATCCCCTACTACGCCTGGGCGAACCGGACGGTCGGAACGATGACGGTGTGGATCCGGGAGATCGCGTGA